CATTTGAATGAAAATGGTACCGCTGGATTTGTTATGGCTAATGGAGCAATGACTTCAAACCAGAAGGAAGAAAAAGAAGTTCGTCAGCGTCTTATTGAAGAAGGGTATATTGATTGTGTCGTTCAGTTGCCAGAAAAACTTTTCTTTACCACTGGTATTCCATGCTGCCTTTTCTTTTTAAGTAAAAATAGAGATGGTAAGAATGGTTTTAGAAATCGCAAAGGAGAAATTTTATTTATCGATGCTCGTAAAATGGGTAATCTAGTAAGTCGTAAACAAAAAGCATTGACTCAAGTAGAGATAAATAAAATATCGAAAGTCTATCATGATTTTAAATATGAAGACAAGAACCAATATGAGGATATTGCTGGATTTTGTAAAGTTGCAACCATAGACGAAGTTAAAAATGTAGATTATAAATTATCTTCTGGAGTATTTGTAGGCACAGAGATAGGGGAGAATGACGAAACTCCATTTGAGGAAAAGATGGAAGAGTTAACCCAACGAATTCTAAAACAATTTGAAGAATCAAATCGTCTCCAAGAAAAAATCAAGAAAGATTTGGAGGGATTGATTTGAAAAATCAATTAATTAAATACCGTCTAGGAGACATAGCAGATGTCCAAACAGGTCCTTTTGGGACGCAATTACATCAAAAGGATTATGTTGAGATAGGTACTCCAATAATCACTGTAGAACACTTAGGGGACAATAGAATCCTTCATAGTAACATGCCTAATGTTTCTGACGAGGATAAGGAAAGATTATCAAAGTATCAAATATTCGAGGGCGATATTGTATTTAGCAGGGTAGGTTCAGTAGATAGAAGGGCATATGTTAGAAAAAGAGAAGATGGTTGGCTATTTTCAGGTCGGTGTCTAAGAGTCAGAGTTAAAGATGATAATGTCTCTCCACTATTTTTATCATATTATTTTGGGCTAGAATCATTTAAAGAGTACATCAGAAGGATTGCTGTTGGAGCAACAATGCCATCAATTAATACGCAGATTTTAAGTGACATTGAAGTCCATCTTCCTACAAAGAAATATCAAGATTATATTGCCGATATCCTAAGTACAATTGATGAAAAGATAGAGATAAATAGAGAAATTAATATAACCCTTGAAGAAACTGGTTGGAATTTATATAAGTATTGGTTTATCAATTTTGGCCATTTTTCAGACACTGATATGATTGAAACACCAGAGGGGAAAATTCCAAAAGGATGGGAAACTATAAGTATAGGAAACGCAGTTGATATTTTAGGGGGTGGCACACCAAAAACAAAAGTAAACGAATACTGGGAAAATGGGACAATAAATTGGTATTCTCCAACAGATTTAACTTCCCAGAAATCTTTGTTTACCTCACAAACTGCAAAGGAAATTACAAAACTTGGTCTAGAAAAAAGTTCTGCAAAGTTGTTCCCACCTTACAGTGTTATGATGACGAGTCGTGCTACTATCGGAGTAATATCTATAAATACCAAAGAGGCGTCAACAAATCAGGGATTTATTACTCTAATACCTAATGAAGATTTTACTATGTATCAACTGTATTATTGGCTAAAGGAAAATATGGAATTAATACTATCTCTATCAAATGGAAGTACGTTTAAGGAGGTAAGTAAGACTAATTTTAAAAAAATACCGATAGTCAAACCTGTTGGGGTAAATCTATTTAATAGTACATGCAGAAATATTTTCAAGCAAATAGAAAGTAATTTAGTCGAAATTGAAGAATTAATTAAATTACGAGAATATCTTCTTCACAAACTACTTTCAGGTGAAGTTAACTTATCAGTGGTTGAGAAACAAATCGAAAAGATATTTTAATTATTAAAATAATACTCAATTAGGAGGTGTTACATCATGTCCAGACCTCTAGGTGAAACAGCATTTGAAGAAACTACTATAGAAAGATTGAAAAGAATTGGCTATGAATACCTTCATGCACAAGAATTATTCCAGCGTGGCGAACGTGAGCAGCTGCAGGAAGTCATTTTATTTAATAGGTTTGAAGCCTTCTTAATGAAGGCTTATCCTAATATACCAATACAAGAAATTAAACGATTGTCAGGTATATTTACTTCACCAAATGGGGTGAGTTTAATACAGCGAAATCAAGAATTTCATAAATTGTTAGTAAAGGGAGTAGAGTTTACTTATGAATGGAATGGAGAGACAGTTACTCCTCACATTTTCCCAATAGATTGGGGTAACCCTGAGAACAATGACTTTCTTGTTGTTAACCAACTCTCCATCGATGGAAGAATGTCACGTAGGCCTGACATAGTTATTTATGTAAATGGTCTCCCGCTTATTGTTTTTGAATTAAAAAATCCTAATAGTGAACAAGCAACAGTTAAAGATGCTTATACACAAATTCAAAACTACACTTATGATATCTCGCAACTGTTCAATTTTAATACCTTCACTGTTGTGTCAGATAATGTAGAAACAAAGCATGGAATGCCGTTTGCTGATTATGATTTTTTTGCTTCTTGGAAATCGATTGATGGTCGAAATGTAGATAATAATCGGGCTAATACAATGCGTACATTAATTGAGGGTCTATTTCCAAAAGATCGTTTGCTTAACTATATACGTAACTTCATAGTCTTCCTTAAAGCAGGAGATAAAACTAAGAAAATAGGTGCTAAATACCACCAATTTTTTGGTGTTAATTTTGCGGTTAAGGAAACTGTTCGTGCGACAAGGCCTGAAGGAGACCGTAAAATTGGTGTAATGTATCATACTACTGGCTCTGGTAAATCACTTAGTATGCTTTTCTTTGCTGGTATATTAAGCAGACACACTGAATTAAATAACCCTTCAATTGTTATTCAAGTGGATAGAAATGATTTAGATGAGCAATTGTATGATACCTTTGTTGAGGGTGAATCATTGATTGGTAAGGTTGAAAGGGCTAGCAGTACAGAGAAGTTAAGGACAATTCTTAGAGGGGAAGCAACGCCTGTTGTCTTTTCTACAATAGAAAAATTTCGTTTAAAAGGAGAAGAGATAAAACACCCTGTGCTTTCAGAACGGAGAAACATTGTAGTTATAGCAGATGAAGCACACCGTACACAAGCAGGATTTGAGGGCGGTTATGCAGCGCAATTACGCTTTGCTCTTCCTAACACCTCTCATATTGGATTTACAGGAACACCGGTAGATTTTGTTGGTAATAATACGGAAGAAATATTTGGTCATACCATTCACCGTTACGACATGGCTCAGGCTGTTGCTGATAAGGCAACTTTACCAATTTATTATGAAAGTCGCTTAATTCCCTTAGATTTGACTGCTGAAGATATAGATGGTCAATTCGAAGATATTTTTGTGGATAATGGTGAAAGTGACGAAACGGAAGGATATAAAAGGAAATGGGCCGCTTTAGAAAAAGTTGTGGGAACTCCAAAACGGCTCAAACGCCTTGCAAACGATATCGTATCACATTTTAATTCATTGGCCAATCCCTTTCAAAAAGCAATGATTGTCTGTATGAGTCGTCAAATTGCTGCAGATTTATATGATTGTTTAAAAGAAGTAGAAGGTTGTCCTAAAATGGAAGTCATAATGACTGGTGATGTTTCAAAAGACCCTCCTGAATGGCGAAAAATTCAAGAAGATAGCCAATATTCACATATTAAGTCTAAGAAAGAACAAGAAGATGTAAAGGCAAAATTACGGGACCCAGAAGACCCACTTAAATTTGTAATAGTGGTTGATATGTGGCTAACAGGAATGGACGCTCAGCCTCTTTCTTGCTTATATGTTGATAAGCCTATGAAGGGGCATAACTTAATGCAAGCAATTGCAAGGGTTAACCGGGTGTTTCCCGGAAAAGAAGGTGGAGTGGTTGTAGATTATATTGGGATTGCCACGTCTCTAAAAGAGGCAACTCATAAGTATACAACAGGTGGCGGCACAGGAAATCCCGCTTATGATATTGCTGAAGCCATACGAATTTTCAATGAAAATTTAGATTCTGTCAGAAATTATATACCATCTAATTTAGATATTAACGGTTGGAGGCATAAACCCCAAATAGATAGAGAAGATTTTATTGCAGATATAGTAAATATATTATTAAGCAGTGATACAGAAGATTATATACAATATGCAACGAAATTAGAAAAATCTTACCAACTCGTTAAAAATCAACCAGAGGTAATGGTAATTGCTGATGAAGTAACTTTATTTTTAATGCTAAAGGCGCAATTGCGTAAGCATTTACGACCTCCTGGGGGAACTGTAGGAGGGAATAAGACATTAGAAGAGCAACTGTCAGCGTTATTAGATCAAAATTTATTGGCTAAGGAAACAATAGATATATTCAAGGTTGCTGGCATCGAACGGCAAGATATTAGCATTCTTGATGAGCGATTTTTAGCAGACTTAACAAAGAAAGAACATGAGGATCTTAGATTAAAACTTCTGAAAAAATTACTTGAGGACAAAATTAAAGTCACATTTAAAAAAGGTAGTCCACAATCTAAAACTATGCAAGAGTTGTTAGAAAAGACTTTGACCGAGTACCATAATCGTGTAATTCAAGCAGCAGATGTTGTTCGAATGATGATTAAAATGCGCACAGAAATGGAAGAGGAGATTCGTAAACGTCAAGATTTAGGTTTATCTGAAGAAGAGGTTGAGTTCTATAAAGCAATCACCTCTATGGAAGAAGGTGCATTTTCCAATGAGTTTCTTGCTGACTTAATACACAAAGTTGTTAAAGAGTTAAAAAAGAAACTTGATGTTGATTGGACTAGCCCGCATCGCCAAGACGTATATGCTAAAGTGAAACTTGCTGTAAAAATGGTTCTATTGAAAGAGAAGGTTTCCGGTCAACAACTTCAATTTTTAACAAATAAATTTATGGAACAGGCGGAGCAACAATATAAAGGTTGGCCGATTGATGCATAGGTAGGTGATAATATGGAAATAAAATTTGAAATACCTACTGACGACAATGGATTGTATGGTAGAGAATGCTCAATCTGTGAAGGTTACTTTAAGGTTAAAGGTGATAAGGGACTCGATACAGAGTTAATAACATGCCCATATTGTGGTTATAGAAGTAAAATGGATGAATTTTTTACACCCGATCAGATTGAGTACATTCAATCTGTTGTTTTTCAGGAGTTAGGCAAATTTGTTCATAATTCCTTTAAACAACTTGAGAAAGGCAATAGAAAAGGATTTTTAACATTTAAGGTTAATAGTAAACTTAAAAGACTACCCTTAAAACTATATTCTGAGCAACAATTACAAACTAATACAAAATGCGAAGTATGTGAACTGGATTATGCTATTTTTTCAGTATTTTCATATTGTCCAAATTGTGGGAATGATAATATCTTTCAAGTATTTAAAAAATCATTAGATTCTCTTAATAAACAATTAAAAGCCTTTTCTAAATTAGAAATAGAAGACAAGGACTTTTTACAAGAAGTGCTTGAAGGTATATTCAAAAATGCAGTTTCGAAATTTGATGGATTAGGAAAACAACTCAAAGGTAAACTGCCATCACCTTTGGAAAAGAAGAGAAGTCCATTTCAGAATATTTTTATCCTTAATAAGGAATTAATTAAGCATACCCACATTAACCTTGAGGATCAAATCGGAAGTGAAGAATTTAAAGTGGTAATCAAGTTGTTTCAAGTGCGTCACATTTTGGAACATAATTATGGTCAAATTGATGAAGAGTATATTGAAAAGACTGGAGAAGTACTTCGGAGAATCGGAGAACGATATTTAGTTTCGGTTGAAGAAACTGACTTTTTGCTTGAGGTTATTGAAAGATTAGGAGAGCATTTATATAGCCAGTTGCAATAATAGAAATCAGGGGAGTGGTACTACCACTTACTCTGATTTTTTTAGAATGTTGAGTAATTCTGGGGAATATTTTGAACGATAAATTTACTAGAAAAGGGTGGGGTTAAATGGATGATCAATTCTTTTCAGCGTTTAAAAGATATCAAGAACAGCAAGAAAGAATAAATAATTTAATGAGAAGTCCAGCGATGGAAATGATAAAAAAACAACAAGAAAGTATGCAAAGAATAATCGGAAGTTCGGTAAATGCGTCACTTCTTAACCAGAAAGAAAATGTAAGGCTTATAGTGAAATCACCTGCCTTTGATATGCTTCAAAAACATCAAGAGAATTGGGCTAATATAATGGGGAGTTCAGCAGTTATGGCTTTTGAAAATAATTTAGGAGTCAAAACAGTATTAGGCAACCAACTATTTGATAATTGGAGTGAACAGCAAAAAAGAATAAATAAAATGATTAATCCAACTATAAATACAATACTTGTGGAGCATCAAGAAAGATGGAATAGTATATTTCAAAAGGTTTCAGATTTTGGAATTAACTATAGTATTTTTGAAGAGATTGTAGAAGAACTTAAAGAAGTTTATGAGGAGATAGATGATGATACTGTCCCTGTCCCTTCTGCTAATGAGGAAGTCAGTAGTCAGAAAACAAGGAAAGAAATACAGGAATTTAAAAAGCAATTAGAGGATATTATTTCTTACTGTATGTATGTTTTGGGTATCATTCATGTGGTGGATAAGTTATCTGGGATATCTTAAATAAGATATCGATAATCATGACAATCTTAAACCCTGTTTTTAATGAAGATGTAAAACAGGGTGAGGAGAAAAATGTTCAGATAATAAACGTAAATGGTGATAACAACACAATTAACATTGAAAATAGCGATTCTGGGACCATTATTATTCAAACGAATAATAATGATACTGAGATAATCATTAAAAATGAAGCACAAAAAGAAATGGGAAATTCCAGTAATGAGGTAAAGGAAATATCGGATTTGGACATATCAGCAGGGGTTAAATCTTAAAAAATCTTATGTATTTAATAATTAAGATATTTAGGGAGAATTGAAATGATTGTAAATAAGAGTTCGAGACACTCAAAAATAACTGGTGATTTTGCTGAGAGTATTGTTTTATATTGGCTTTCCAAGTATGGCTTTGAATGTGCAAAGGTTGATCATACAGGCATCGACTTAATTGCAAAAAATCCTAAAACGCAGGAGTTAATGGGTATATCTGTTAAAAGTCGTAGTAGAAATACTGGGAAAGAAGGGCAATACATCGGCATACAAAATCATAATTTTGAAAAAGTAGATTTTGCATGTCAGGTGTTTTTTGATATTATGTCAAGAAAATGGACACAGAGAATAGGGAGATGTGTTTGTTCCCTACCGCTCTCTGCTTGCTGTCCTCTCTGTCAGTGTAAGGGGTTGGTCCCTTACACTGACAGAGAGGTTAGATCTCTACATTGCGTGACGTGTTTTTGAGTGTTCGTGATACTTTTTTTCGTAAGCCATTGGCGACAGATAACCATTCGTTGAATGAATGCGTTTGTAATTATAAAAACTCACAATATAGTCAAAGATACTCTTCTTTGCTTGATGCCTTGTCTTATAAGTTTCATGAAAGATAAGTTCTCTTTTTATAACACCATGAAATGATTCTATACAAGCATTGTCATAACAGTTTCCTTTCCTACTCATACTAGGTGTGATGCCGTTTTTACGCAGTAACCTTTGATAGTCATTTGAAGCGTATTGACTACCTCGATCGGAATGGTGAATAAGGCCTTCTTTCGGTCGTTGTGTCACCATCGCTCGCTTTAAAGCTGTGACGACAAGGTCCTTCGTCATGCGTTCAGCCATCTCCCACCCAATAATACGTCTTGAATAAAGATCCATCACTGAGGCTAAGTACAACCACCCTTCACTCGTCCAGATATAGGTGATATCC
The genomic region above belongs to Bacillus sp. A301a_S52 and contains:
- a CDS encoding restriction endonuclease subunit S, whose protein sequence is MKNQLIKYRLGDIADVQTGPFGTQLHQKDYVEIGTPIITVEHLGDNRILHSNMPNVSDEDKERLSKYQIFEGDIVFSRVGSVDRRAYVRKREDGWLFSGRCLRVRVKDDNVSPLFLSYYFGLESFKEYIRRIAVGATMPSINTQILSDIEVHLPTKKYQDYIADILSTIDEKIEINREINITLEETGWNLYKYWFINFGHFSDTDMIETPEGKIPKGWETISIGNAVDILGGGTPKTKVNEYWENGTINWYSPTDLTSQKSLFTSQTAKEITKLGLEKSSAKLFPPYSVMMTSRATIGVISINTKEASTNQGFITLIPNEDFTMYQLYYWLKENMELILSLSNGSTFKEVSKTNFKKIPIVKPVGVNLFNSTCRNIFKQIESNLVEIEELIKLREYLLHKLLSGEVNLSVVEKQIEKIF
- a CDS encoding type I restriction endonuclease subunit R, whose product is MSRPLGETAFEETTIERLKRIGYEYLHAQELFQRGEREQLQEVILFNRFEAFLMKAYPNIPIQEIKRLSGIFTSPNGVSLIQRNQEFHKLLVKGVEFTYEWNGETVTPHIFPIDWGNPENNDFLVVNQLSIDGRMSRRPDIVIYVNGLPLIVFELKNPNSEQATVKDAYTQIQNYTYDISQLFNFNTFTVVSDNVETKHGMPFADYDFFASWKSIDGRNVDNNRANTMRTLIEGLFPKDRLLNYIRNFIVFLKAGDKTKKIGAKYHQFFGVNFAVKETVRATRPEGDRKIGVMYHTTGSGKSLSMLFFAGILSRHTELNNPSIVIQVDRNDLDEQLYDTFVEGESLIGKVERASSTEKLRTILRGEATPVVFSTIEKFRLKGEEIKHPVLSERRNIVVIADEAHRTQAGFEGGYAAQLRFALPNTSHIGFTGTPVDFVGNNTEEIFGHTIHRYDMAQAVADKATLPIYYESRLIPLDLTAEDIDGQFEDIFVDNGESDETEGYKRKWAALEKVVGTPKRLKRLANDIVSHFNSLANPFQKAMIVCMSRQIAADLYDCLKEVEGCPKMEVIMTGDVSKDPPEWRKIQEDSQYSHIKSKKEQEDVKAKLRDPEDPLKFVIVVDMWLTGMDAQPLSCLYVDKPMKGHNLMQAIARVNRVFPGKEGGVVVDYIGIATSLKEATHKYTTGGGTGNPAYDIAEAIRIFNENLDSVRNYIPSNLDINGWRHKPQIDREDFIADIVNILLSSDTEDYIQYATKLEKSYQLVKNQPEVMVIADEVTLFLMLKAQLRKHLRPPGGTVGGNKTLEEQLSALLDQNLLAKETIDIFKVAGIERQDISILDERFLADLTKKEHEDLRLKLLKKLLEDKIKVTFKKGSPQSKTMQELLEKTLTEYHNRVIQAADVVRMMIKMRTEMEEEIRKRQDLGLSEEEVEFYKAITSMEEGAFSNEFLADLIHKVVKELKKKLDVDWTSPHRQDVYAKVKLAVKMVLLKEKVSGQQLQFLTNKFMEQAEQQYKGWPIDA